The sequence ATTGCCTTGGCCCCTTGGTGGAGTATTATTGTTCTGCTAGCACTATCGCTTGAACCCTTAAAGCGATCCCCTGTCGATAAAGCTAAAGATGTTTGGTACGACCTCTTGTTTGTGCTTTTTGATCATGTATGCTGCGGATTCTCCCATCAGTTCAAAGTCCGTGCTGATCACCGTAATATCAAAGAGTTCTTTTAGCGGGGTGTCATTGTAAGAGACCACTCCGATGTCTTTTCCGATCTGATACTTCATGTCCCGCGTTTGCTTCACCAAGCTTACCAAATCATTTTCATCGATGACGATGTAGGCATCCTTCTTTTGAAGCTCCATGTCAGGGTAGATCTTATCGAGGACTTCTGCGTCAAAATGATAGGTGTTGCAGAAGTTTAAAAAGCCCTGTTTGATTTCTTTGGGATAGGGATAGATGGGGTTATTTGGAAAGGCTAAGATCAGTTTGTCGTATTTTTTCAACTGGTCCTTAGCTTCTTCCAAGGCCCGGTAAATGTCCATTTTGAAATCTTGGTAGATGCAGGCGATATTATCCCCCATTTCTGGCAAATAGTTGTCCATGATCACCAGCCTCCCCTTAGGGATTTTCTTTAAGCAAGAAATGACTTCTTTGTCATAATTGGTGTGACCCGATTTTTGATCCTTAAAATGAGGCATGATGACAAAGTTATCATAAGCCCCCATGTTCTCCTCTAGGATATTGATCAGAAGCTGGGGATCGCAATGATAAACCCTAAGGTCTACCTGATTGTCAGAGCCCATGCTGTTTACAAAAGTATTATAAATCTCCAGCTTATAATTGCTCAGTTTATTGAGAATGAAAAGTATTCTGCTATTGGAACTGTTTACGGCTTTGTTGACATAGAAACCCTTAGATACCACCGAGGTGATGATTTTCTTTTCCCTTAGCAGATTATAAGCCCTCACAACGGTGTCCCTGCTCAAGTAATACTCTTCTGAAATATCATTGATGGAAGGTAATTTTTCGCCAACTTTTAGATAACCGTTTTCAATGTTCTTAATGATGGAGTCGACGATTTGCTGGTACTTTGGAATCCTGGACTTGCTGTCGATCTGTAAAAGAAGTCCTTCTGCTACTAATGTCATAACGCTTTCGAGTTGGTTAATACTAAGGGTTTAATTGCTGTAAACGTATGGCTTTTCCACTGGAAAAAACCAAAGGTACAATCGGGTCAATTAATCTTATGCTTAGGGTTAACAACTCTTTCCGCGAAACTATCGGAAAAATTGATTGGTGTGCGCCAACCAATTAAAGGCAGCAATGGAGAGTGAATCATCTTTGCCTTTGAGTGCAATATAACTATTGCCGTGTAAAGTGCCCAATTTTTGAAAAACTTTTTACAAAAAAAATAGGCGGTTTATTTTATAAAAACCACCTTCATGATCAAATAGGAGGGGTGAACTTCATACGTTGGAGTTGACTTGGTGAAATTTTCTAAGGTCAAATTGCGATGATCCGCTTTAATCTTTCGTAGGAAAAAGATCGGTGATCCAGCGATCACTTAGTTCCAGCCAAGCGGCTGCGTTACCATGCTGTTCATAGTTGCCACGGCCATAGCCATGCCCGCCTTTTTGGAAAAGATGCAGTTCTACTGGAATTTCGTATCTGTGAAGTGCTTTGGCATAGCGAATGGAGTTTTCGGCCGGTACCCCACCATCATCCCAAGAGTGCACCAAAAAGGCCGGAGGTGTATCACCGTTTACCTGTTTTTCATTGGAGAAATAGTTTTCCCATTCGGTGTTCAGTTTTTCCCCAAGAAGATTTTGTCGAGAACCTTGATGGGTTATGGTGGTGTCCATGCTGATCACCGGATATACCAAGATGCTGAAATTTGGCTTTGAGCTAGGGACTTTGCCATTGGTTGGGTGGTGGTGAACCGATACTGATGAAGCAAGGTGTCCTCCTGCCGAAAATCCCAATACACCAATTTTGTCCTCCGCATAACCCCATTTGGAGGCATGTTTTCGTAAAAAGCGCATGCCTTCTTCTGCGTCCATTAACGGGACTTCCCAGGATTCGGTAAGCAATTCCTCTTCTGGTAACCGGTATTTCAATACGGCGGCCGTATAGCCCCTTTCACTGTACCATCGCGCTATTTGGTGTCCCTCATGCTGGATGGCGATGATCTTATAGCCTCCCCCCGGACAGATGAGAATGGCTTTTCCGTTGGAGTTTTTGTTCTGGGGGCGATAGACCGTCAGCTGTGGGACGGCGACTTCTGTGATGCGCCCTCCTTCACCGATCCCGTCTTTGGCGAGTAACGTTCTGGTGTTGGGGGCTTCTTTTGAATAAAGGGAATAGGTTTTTTGCTGGGCAAGTGTCCACAATGGTGCAACGAAAATAAAAGCTGCTACCAAGGTTTTTTTTGAGGAAAACATGGCAATGGGGTTAGGTCTTTTGGTCTGTAAGTTAAAAAAAAGAGGCCTATGACGAGGCCTCTTCAGATTTTTTATTCATCCACATTGGGGCAGTGATAAACCAAAGTACCGTGCCTATAAACATCAGTGTCTTACATTGGTCGGAGGAAATGATCCCTTGGAATACCAAAAAGGCAGGAATTAGGTTTAAGCCCAGCGCGATGAATGATATTATTTTAACGATCGTTTTCATGGTTGATTTGGGTTATGATGCGGGAACTTCACTTTTAGCGTTTGGCTTAGCGGTGTGGGGTATCGAGGTGTTTTTTTGGACGATTTTACTGCTGGCGATGTACACCAAGACAGCCACAAACCAGCCGGGTAGCCCCAGGAAGAAAATTTCTACTCCTGCAAACAAGTTTAGTCCTAAGCAGAATATCAAGGTGATGAGCCAGGTGATGCCCACGGCAGGATTAAAATTACGATGGGTCAAAGCTGCAAAATTAGACTGCATCCCCATTTTTGGGAACAAGAAAATGTCGATAAAGATAACCGCCCCTAGTGGCATCAATACCAATCCGTAAAGGGCGACAAAGTCTAGTAATTGCATCATCAAAGCTGGAAAACATGCCGCAATGGTTGTAATCAATCCCACAAAGAGGGTGACCTTCCAAGTTTTCCAGTTGGGATTAATGGACTGAATGGCCAGTCCTGCGCGGTATAGGGTTGGGTTTGCAGTGGTCCAGCCTGCGATGATCACGCAAATCGCGCCAGCAATACCGACTGCCTCGTAGGCAATAGGCCCAGGAGCAAAAACCAAACTGCCATCAGATTCCAGTAGGAAAAGGGAGTATAAAATCCCTGAGGCAATCCATGCCACGTAGTGCCCTAAAAACACCCCTGTGGAAGTGGCAAACCCGGCTGTCCATTTTTTGGCATATCGTAAGATGGACATGTCTGCCATTCCGATGTGCATGGCCATGTTACAGAACCATGCGAAGAACATGATGTGCCAGAAGGTGAATTTGGTTTTCCCTTCCAAGGGGACTCCCGACCAGATGGTTTCTTTGGCCACAGGCCAAAAATCTCCAATGGAGTTGATCCCTAATCGGGGCAATACCGCTACGGCTGCTGCCACAAAGATCATGATCATCCATGGGGCGGCAATATTCGCAAATTTCACGACTTGGTTAAACCCAAACATGGCGATCACCGTGGTGATGGCGCCCACTACGAATACCGTAAGGACAAACCCCAAGCTCGTGGGCAAGGTGTCATCCAGCGCAGGCATGGCCAAGTCAAACGGGATGCCCACGGCGGTGGCCGCCACGGTAATCATGGCTCCTGCCAAAAAGCAAAAGGCTACGGCATTGACCAAGTTATAGATCATGGTGAAGCGACTTCCCGCGATTTTCTCCAACTGGAAGTACAAGGTGTGCCGGGTTTTGGTAGCGGCTTTTCCCGTGAAAAAAGCCCAGCTGAGCACGGCAAGAATATTGCCGACGAGCAAGCCACTGACCAAGTCAACGGCACTCGCACCATGCGCCACAAATAGTGGCCCCAGGACAAATTCCGTTCCCGCGGTGTGTTCACCAGCATAGGTTCCTACAAAGGATTTCCAGCTTTTGAGCTTGTTTTGAGGGATAGCTTCCCTTTCATATTCATTGACAGATTCGAGTTTCTGTACAAGATTCTTTTTATCGGACATGTTGTTAAATCGTATTTTGGGTAGCTGTGAAATTAAAAAAACACGGTGTGAAAGCTATCCTGTACTGTTATGACGAACGAAAGTACGGGAGGTTTAGATAGACCCTCGATCGATGAAATTAAAGACGTTTTTGACCACCTCCTTTTTTCGTTTTTTGATCATATAGGCGGCAGTTTCTCCCATGACTTTGAAGTCCGTGGACATGACTGTGATGCCCAAAAGCTCCTTGAGAGGAGTGTCGTTATAAGAAATGACCCCTACGTCCTCACCAAGTAAATATTCCTCGTCCCTGATTTGCCTCATGAGGTTGACCAAGTCATTTTCTTCGATCAGGATATAGGCATCATTGGGGCTAAGTTCCATTTCTGGATAGATGGTGTTGATGATTTCAAATTCTAGTCCATATTCCACACAAAATTTCTTAAAGCCCTGTTTGATTTCTTTTGGATAAGGATAGATGACATTGTCGGGATAGACTAAAATTAAGGTATCGTATTTTTGCAAACGGGCTTGGCCTTCCTTGAGTGCTTTATAGATGTCCATTTTAAAATCCTGATAAATAGAAGCTACTTCATCCCCAAGGTCGGGCATGTAGTTGTCCATAATGATCAACTTATCAGGAGATATTTTTCGAAGCGCATCAATGACATCTTGATTGTAATTGTTATGATGTAAGTCGTCGTCCTTAAAATGGGGCATAACTACATAATAATCATAGGCCCCCGTATTTTCGTTTAAGAGATTGAGTAAATTCTTTGGGTCGCAATGATAGATGTGGAGGTCTACCTGCGCGTCTGCCCCCAGGCTGTTGACAAATGAATTGTAAATGCGAAGCTTGTAATTGGAGAGCTTGTTGAGTAAAAAAAGTACCTTTACCTGAGATTGGGATACATTTCTGGCGACATAATAACCCTTGCCTTTTACCGAAACGATGATCTTCTTTTTCTTTAAAAGGTTGTAGGCTTTCTCTACGGTATCTCTGGAAAGGTAATACTCTTCACTGATTTCATTGATGGAAGGGATTTTTTCACCCACTGATAGGCTGCCTTTCTCAATGTCCTCAATGATGGAATTGACGATTTGCTGGTATTTCGGAATCCTGGACTCCGAATCAATACGGATGGATGTTGGAGCTTCGATCATTTTGGGGGTTAGTCGTTTGCGCAATCGATTGTAATATAAATAGAACTTGCTATACCAAGCAAGTACCGGAAGTTATTTTATATGGATGGTAGCCTGTTTTTAGCGGTGTTTTAATATTTATGCTATTTAAATGTGATCTTTTCGTAGTTTAAACGCTTTTTTTAAGGAAATTTAATTTGGTGTCGTTTATGTAGAAATTTAGTGATTTTCTTGTAAAGAAGAAAGGCTGTCCAAATTGTCGAAATCGTTTGCTGTAAATATAAATCACTGAATTAGCCAAACCATAATACTATTTTGTACAATCGATTGCGCATGTTTGCAAATAGAAGCATATCCATTAAGTGATGGCTGCAAGCTTAAAAGGGTTGGTGGGGAGTAGGGACTTTCTCATAACAGGTCGTTGAAATCTGTAGTGAAGTTAAAACGACTTGAGGCAATGAGAAAGTCCCTTGTTTTGGCCTGTGGCTGATTTCTTTAAATGTTCATGTTTATGGGCAGCACAAGTTTTCTCATGAACAACGTGTGTTAAAATACTTCCAATTCCACGGATCCTTCTATCCCCGATGGCATCACATCCCATGTGGAGGCATCGAAGGGCTTATAATTGATGTTGACAAAGTTGATTTCGTGGTAGTTTCGCCATTCCATTCCATGTTGGTCCATATAGCGGACCCGGTTGGCCATGAGGTTGGCGACTTGGATTTTGATGTCATTTTTGCCGTCTTTCAGAAACTCTCCTATACGGAGTTGGTAGGGAATGCTCCAGGCATAGCCGGCCTCTTGACCATTGATCCAAACTTTGGCACTTTCGTGGACGTTGGCCAGTTTGAGCAAGTAATGCTTGTCCGCTTCTTTTTGTAGGTCAAAGGTCGTGTGGTAAGTGGCTTGGCCTGAAAATGCATCCGCAATATCGTCTCCTTGCCCCGTCCAAGGTTGGATGGTCTCGGTAGTTTGATTTTTTGGAAGCTCAGGTCCTCCCGCATCAAAATGAAGCTCCCAGGGGCCTTCTACAGGGATGGTCTTGGTTGCTTCCGTGCGATAAGTCCATGGGCTGACCGACTGGGCTTCTGCTGCTGCGGCCTGCACCAATAAGCTCTCACCGGATTCCAAATGTACGTTGACGAAGGTTTTGCCTTCTTGACGACGGCTTTTGGCAAGACCGCTTTTTCCTGTGAGTGGATTCATCAGGACTACTGAGGAAGCATCCACGTTCAGGCTGATTTCTTTGTCAATGGCCGCTGCAGTGTGATTTACGAGGAAATAGTACTTGTCATCTCCCACTGTCCTTCGGATAAACTGTAATCCGGTGTCTGCCAAGGTCTCTCTTTCGATGGATTCATTCTCCAGTGCCTGTTGGAAGTTTCCATTCAGGATTACCTTTCCCTTTCCTACTGTGGCCACTCCATGATCATCAAACGTTAATTGTGCCCAGGTGTCCGCCAGGTCCTTTTCTCTTTTTTCTACCTCAAAGTGTCCCGGTACATGCTTTGGCGCCGCTTCAAAGATCACTGTCGCTCCTTCTTTGGCCAATGCAATGGCACTCTCTAGTGTTTGAAGGGGGAAATATTCCATTTGTGGGATCAGAAGCGCTTTGGCCGGTGAGGCCTCTCCATGCGTGAGGATTTTTCCTTCCGCCACCCGAGCTTCTCGGATGAGCTTGTCAGAAGTAAAGTCCACCGAATACCCTTGCCCCATTAGTTTGGTAGTTTGGGCATAAAAGGCCGTAGGGTGAAGCCAGTCATCAATGTGGTGTACCGAGATCATCTGGAACATATTGCCTTCCTCGGCCCAGACATCATAAACGGGCCAATAGACCATCAGCTCATTGTCCGGCTTTCCGGCCTGAAGGACAGACTGGCACCGGGCGATATAGTCGTTGAAGCTTCTGAAATGTGGCCAAAGGCTGTTTTGCTGGGTAAGGTTCAGGGAGGCATAAAACAACCATCCCGGAAAATCAATATCCTGCGGAGAATAGGTGACGCCATGGTAAAATACATGGTTGATGCCTGCAAGGAAGGCTTGGTCCACTTCGGGCTTCATCTGAGAAAAGGAAGACTTGAAGTGCTCGCCGAGCCAAGTAAAAGTTTCGCAGGAAATCAAGGGTTTTCCGGCCAAGTGCCCCGCGGAAGAAGCGAATTTTAGCATGATCGGATCGGGATCCACGTTTCGGATATCGGCACTGTCTCTCCTGAGCCCCGGTATTGGGAAATAGCTGGAGCCGAATGTCTCGCATTCGGGAATATCTACCGTAGCATACAAATCGATCAGGTTTCCTGGAGAGCCGTGAGCTTGGTTTTTGGTCTTTTTACCTTTGCTGTGTGCCCAATCAGTCCAATTCTCCGTAAAGTGTTCCAGAAGGAGCTCATGCAGGGTTTGGCGGTAATCGGATTTGATGCGGGCAGTTTCTTCCGAGTGTTCCTTGCCGAGCAGCTGTGGCAGGTAAGCTTTCAGGTCATAGCCTCTTCGCTGCTGAAATGCTTCCAAGAAGTTTTTGGTGAAATTAGCCCCGTATACTTCAAAACTGTCGTTGTAAAAAGCCCGAATGCCGGGAAGGTCCTCTCCAAAGGCTTCTCCAAAGACATCCAAATAGCGGTTTACGGCTTCGGCCGAAAAGTGATCCAAGGTGTATCCCTGTCCACCCGGAGCGGCCCTTTTGACCTTTTGGCCTGTTTTGCCATTGTAGATGGCCATGATCTTCCAGTTGCCGGAAGATTCCCACGTCAGTTGGCCATCGGCGGTAACTTGGGAAGTGAGCTCTTCCACTTGTCCATCATTTCCATAGGCCATCACTGCGAGAAGTTCTGGGCTGCGTTCGGGATGTTTTTCGTCTTTCCACGTGAGGTTTTGCGAGAATTCCCCCTGCCCGTTGAAGTCAAATTCCTTGGTGACCAGTTTAGAAGCGGCATGGTCAACGTCGACAAATGGCCCCCCGAATGGCCAGCCGGTTCCTTGGGTCAGGTCCACTTGCATGTCCAAGCTGTCGGCTACATTAACAGTATATTTTAGCATTTCCAGCCATTCGTCCGACAAGAAGTCGAGGTAACGGTCTTCGTATCCCTTGGCTCCGTAAATTGGGGCGATTTCCACACCACCAAGCCCCGCATCAGCATATTCATGCAGCAGGTAGCTGAGGTTTTTCTTATCCACGGCGTTGCCCATCCACCACCAGCGGGTCCACGGCTTGGATTGCTGGGTGATTTCCGGCCAGGTATCGGGCGTTATGGAAGGTGTGTCGGCTGCGTTTTCTGAAGGAGTCTGACAAGAAAAAACCATCAAACAGGCAGCTGGAAGTAGTGCTTTTAAGGTGAGTTTCATTGCTAATTTTTACTTTTTGAAATGCGGACGATGCCATTTACGATTGGAGCAAGGTCCTGCTGTGGCCGTTGTATTATTGGGATGGCCAGCCTTTATAAGGTAAACACTTCCTTTAAGGGAAGACTTACTGGTGAATTATCCGGGTTGGTCTCCATAATGTCTGCCATGTAAGCCCACCATTTTTGGACAATGGTGGTATTACCCAAGTCCTGGGAATTGCTGTCACCGGTGACGGTCTGAACGGCAAATAGAGTGGAGGTTTCCCGATCCAGATAGATACTGTAATCCTGCACACCGCTGTCTTTGAGAAGCTTCACCAGTTCAGGCCATATTTCACGGTGCCGTTGCTCATATTCTGCCTCATAGCCCGGCAGTAACTTCATTTTAAAGGCAATTTGTTTTGTCATTTTAAGGGAATTATTGTCCTAGCTCCTAAGAAACATAATAATACGGAAATAACTGTTATGATCTGACAGGTATGAGCGCCGGAGGACTGTTTCGTAGGCTCCCTTGGTGCCATGGTGCGTCAAGCAATATCCAACATGGTGTGTGGCGACTATGAGTGGTGTTTACCGACTCAATAGGAGGTTAAGGACACATTAAAGCCATTTTGCGAAATGGGGAGCGGGATACTACAGCACAAAGAAAAAGAACTTTTACTGTACTTTAGGAGGACAAGATTAGAGGCTTGTAGAGGAAGTGAATTTAGGTAGTTTTTACCAACGTAAAGTTGAATTTACTTTCTGGAATGCAAACAGGTGGCTTTTTGATGTAAAAGCTGATGTAATCAAATGATCGGATAAAACGATGTTTTCCGGTTTAGCAAACCCTAAAAAATAACCCATGAAAAGACAATTAACCCTTAAAAATCCATGGCAGAAGTGTACATTT comes from Echinicola vietnamensis DSM 17526 and encodes:
- a CDS encoding glycosyl hydrolase, which translates into the protein MKLTLKALLPAACLMVFSCQTPSENAADTPSITPDTWPEITQQSKPWTRWWWMGNAVDKKNLSYLLHEYADAGLGGVEIAPIYGAKGYEDRYLDFLSDEWLEMLKYTVNVADSLDMQVDLTQGTGWPFGGPFVDVDHAASKLVTKEFDFNGQGEFSQNLTWKDEKHPERSPELLAVMAYGNDGQVEELTSQVTADGQLTWESSGNWKIMAIYNGKTGQKVKRAAPGGQGYTLDHFSAEAVNRYLDVFGEAFGEDLPGIRAFYNDSFEVYGANFTKNFLEAFQQRRGYDLKAYLPQLLGKEHSEETARIKSDYRQTLHELLLEHFTENWTDWAHSKGKKTKNQAHGSPGNLIDLYATVDIPECETFGSSYFPIPGLRRDSADIRNVDPDPIMLKFASSAGHLAGKPLISCETFTWLGEHFKSSFSQMKPEVDQAFLAGINHVFYHGVTYSPQDIDFPGWLFYASLNLTQQNSLWPHFRSFNDYIARCQSVLQAGKPDNELMVYWPVYDVWAEEGNMFQMISVHHIDDWLHPTAFYAQTTKLMGQGYSVDFTSDKLIREARVAEGKILTHGEASPAKALLIPQMEYFPLQTLESAIALAKEGATVIFEAAPKHVPGHFEVEKREKDLADTWAQLTFDDHGVATVGKGKVILNGNFQQALENESIERETLADTGLQFIRRTVGDDKYYFLVNHTAAAIDKEISLNVDASSVVLMNPLTGKSGLAKSRRQEGKTFVNVHLESGESLLVQAAAAEAQSVSPWTYRTEATKTIPVEGPWELHFDAGGPELPKNQTTETIQPWTGQGDDIADAFSGQATYHTTFDLQKEADKHYLLKLANVHESAKVWINGQEAGYAWSIPYQLRIGEFLKDGKNDIKIQVANLMANRVRYMDQHGMEWRNYHEINFVNINYKPFDASTWDVMPSGIEGSVELEVF
- a CDS encoding GntR family transcriptional regulator, encoding MIEAPTSIRIDSESRIPKYQQIVNSIIEDIEKGSLSVGEKIPSINEISEEYYLSRDTVEKAYNLLKKKKIIVSVKGKGYYVARNVSQSQVKVLFLLNKLSNYKLRIYNSFVNSLGADAQVDLHIYHCDPKNLLNLLNENTGAYDYYVVMPHFKDDDLHHNNYNQDVIDALRKISPDKLIIMDNYMPDLGDEVASIYQDFKMDIYKALKEGQARLQKYDTLILVYPDNVIYPYPKEIKQGFKKFCVEYGLEFEIINTIYPEMELSPNDAYILIEENDLVNLMRQIRDEEYLLGEDVGVISYNDTPLKELLGITVMSTDFKVMGETAAYMIKKRKKEVVKNVFNFIDRGSI
- a CDS encoding GntR family transcriptional regulator; translation: MTLVAEGLLLQIDSKSRIPKYQQIVDSIIKNIENGYLKVGEKLPSINDISEEYYLSRDTVVRAYNLLREKKIITSVVSKGFYVNKAVNSSNSRILFILNKLSNYKLEIYNTFVNSMGSDNQVDLRVYHCDPQLLINILEENMGAYDNFVIMPHFKDQKSGHTNYDKEVISCLKKIPKGRLVIMDNYLPEMGDNIACIYQDFKMDIYRALEEAKDQLKKYDKLILAFPNNPIYPYPKEIKQGFLNFCNTYHFDAEVLDKIYPDMELQKKDAYIVIDENDLVSLVKQTRDMKYQIGKDIGVVSYNDTPLKELFDITVISTDFELMGESAAYMIKKHKQEVVPNIFSFIDRGSL
- a CDS encoding alpha/beta hydrolase — encoded protein: MFSSKKTLVAAFIFVAPLWTLAQQKTYSLYSKEAPNTRTLLAKDGIGEGGRITEVAVPQLTVYRPQNKNSNGKAILICPGGGYKIIAIQHEGHQIARWYSERGYTAAVLKYRLPEEELLTESWEVPLMDAEEGMRFLRKHASKWGYAEDKIGVLGFSAGGHLASSVSVHHHPTNGKVPSSKPNFSILVYPVISMDTTITHQGSRQNLLGEKLNTEWENYFSNEKQVNGDTPPAFLVHSWDDGGVPAENSIRYAKALHRYEIPVELHLFQKGGHGYGRGNYEQHGNAAAWLELSDRWITDLFPTKD
- a CDS encoding purine-cytosine permease family protein, with the translated sequence MSDKKNLVQKLESVNEYEREAIPQNKLKSWKSFVGTYAGEHTAGTEFVLGPLFVAHGASAVDLVSGLLVGNILAVLSWAFFTGKAATKTRHTLYFQLEKIAGSRFTMIYNLVNAVAFCFLAGAMITVAATAVGIPFDLAMPALDDTLPTSLGFVLTVFVVGAITTVIAMFGFNQVVKFANIAAPWMIMIFVAAAVAVLPRLGINSIGDFWPVAKETIWSGVPLEGKTKFTFWHIMFFAWFCNMAMHIGMADMSILRYAKKWTAGFATSTGVFLGHYVAWIASGILYSLFLLESDGSLVFAPGPIAYEAVGIAGAICVIIAGWTTANPTLYRAGLAIQSINPNWKTWKVTLFVGLITTIAACFPALMMQLLDFVALYGLVLMPLGAVIFIDIFLFPKMGMQSNFAALTHRNFNPAVGITWLITLIFCLGLNLFAGVEIFFLGLPGWFVAVLVYIASSKIVQKNTSIPHTAKPNAKSEVPAS
- the rhaM gene encoding L-rhamnose mutarotase, producing the protein MTKQIAFKMKLLPGYEAEYEQRHREIWPELVKLLKDSGVQDYSIYLDRETSTLFAVQTVTGDSNSQDLGNTTIVQKWWAYMADIMETNPDNSPVSLPLKEVFTL